One genomic segment of Deltaproteobacteria bacterium GWC2_65_14 includes these proteins:
- a CDS encoding AbrB family transcriptional regulator: MKETRRKDDSCYSTGGIGGCKVESLVSVDDRGQLVLPKEIRDRTGIKGGDKLAVVTWEKEGKVCCLTLIRVEELTGMVKNLLGPLMGDVLGNR; encoded by the coding sequence ATGAAGGAAACCCGGCGGAAGGACGATTCCTGCTACTCGACGGGCGGGATCGGGGGATGCAAGGTCGAATCGCTGGTGTCGGTGGACGACCGGGGGCAGTTGGTCCTGCCCAAGGAGATCCGCGACCGGACCGGCATCAAGGGAGGCGACAAGCTGGCGGTCGTCACCTGGGAGAAGGAGGGAAAGGTCTGCTGCCTCACCCTGATCCGGGTCGAGGAGCTGACCGGGATGGTGAAAAACCTGCTCGGACCGCTGATGGGCGACGTCCTGGGCAACCGATAG
- a CDS encoding malate dehydrogenase: MARKKIAIIGGGQIGGVLAQLCAQRELGDVVLFDIVEGMPQGKCLDIAEASPVDGFDISLKGTNNYADIEGSDVVIVTAGLPRKPGMSRDDLTEVNSKIMSTVAEGIKKHAPKSFVIVISNPLDAMVTLCQKITGFPYDRVIGQAGVLDSARFRTFIAWELGVSVRDVVALTLGGHGDDMVPLVRYASVCGIPVMELLEKKYGNAAKAKEVMEAMVNRTRKAGGEVVALLKTGSAFYSPASSTIAMVESILKDQKRVLASCVFLNGEFGVKGYFVGVPAVLGAKGVERIIEFQLDKDEQAMMDKSVAAVKGLVASLK, translated from the coding sequence GTGGCCAGGAAGAAAATCGCGATCATCGGTGGTGGTCAGATCGGCGGAGTGCTTGCCCAACTGTGCGCCCAGCGCGAGCTGGGCGACGTCGTGCTGTTCGACATCGTCGAAGGGATGCCCCAGGGGAAATGCCTCGACATCGCCGAGGCCTCCCCGGTCGACGGGTTCGACATCTCCCTGAAGGGGACCAACAACTACGCGGACATCGAGGGCTCGGACGTCGTCATCGTCACCGCGGGGCTCCCCCGCAAGCCGGGCATGAGCCGGGACGACCTGACCGAGGTGAACTCGAAGATCATGAGCACGGTCGCCGAGGGGATCAAGAAGCATGCCCCGAAATCGTTCGTGATCGTCATCTCGAACCCGCTCGACGCCATGGTCACCCTTTGCCAGAAGATCACCGGGTTCCCCTACGACCGGGTGATCGGGCAGGCCGGCGTGCTCGACTCGGCCCGCTTCCGCACCTTCATCGCCTGGGAGCTGGGCGTGTCGGTCCGCGACGTGGTCGCCCTGACGCTGGGAGGCCACGGGGACGACATGGTCCCGCTGGTCCGCTACGCGAGCGTCTGCGGGATCCCGGTCATGGAGCTGCTGGAGAAGAAGTACGGAAACGCCGCCAAGGCGAAAGAGGTCATGGAGGCGATGGTGAACCGGACCCGGAAGGCGGGCGGCGAGGTGGTCGCGCTTCTCAAGACCGGCTCCGCCTTCTACTCCCCCGCCTCCTCGACCATCGCGATGGTCGAGTCGATCCTCAAGGACCAGAAGCGGGTGCTCGCCTCCTGCGTCTTCCTCAACGGCGAGTTCGGCGTGAAGGGCTACTTCGTCGGCGTGCCGGCGGTGCTGGGCGCCAAGGGCGTGGAGAGGATCATCGAGTTCCAGCTGGACAAGGACGAGCAGGCGATGATGGACAAGTCGGTCGCCGCCGTCAAGGGGCTGGTCGCCTCGCTGAAGTAG